From Candidatus Xianfuyuplasma coldseepsis:
AGAACAATTTCATTGTATACTATAGGTAGAGGTGATGACAATGGCTCTATATGAAACCATACCCTACAATGTAATTCGCAAAGACGGACCGATTGAAATCCGTGAATACAACGATTATCTACTAGCTAGTACAAAAACACAACTGAACAATCGTATGGACAGTGGGTTTAACAACGTCTTTAACTATATCTCCGGACAAAACACGGCAAAAGAGAAAATATCAATGACGACTCCCGTTGTTTCGTATCAAGAAGAGGACAATCTAGTAACTGGATTCTATGTTCCATCCAAATACAATAAAGAATCGGTTCCAAAACCCGCATCAACCAACGTGTTCATCAATGAACAAGAATCGTCTCTATACGGCGTCATTCGTTTTCGCGGCGCATGGACAGATCACAATTTCTCGAAACAAGAAGAAACGCTACGAACATACCTAACGAATAATAACTATACGATTACATCGCAACGATTAATCTTTCGTTACACACCACCATTTGTTCCTGGAGTGTTGCGTCGCAATGAAATAGCATTTAAGATTTCAAAATAAAAACGGATTCCAGAGAATCCGTTTTGTTTTACCATAACCAATTGTAAATGAGATAGGTTAAGACACCCATTGTCGTACTTAAGAAGGAACCCCATGCGAGGTCAACCACTGTGACTAAGATGGGCCATTCTTTTAATGTTGCTAAATTGGTTAAATCGTAGGTTGCATAGGTAACAAATCCAAAGAGTAATCCACTAACGATGATACGGGAAAGACTCTGTGCTTCAATACCTGGGGCAACGACAAAGTATACGACTCCAACAATGAAAATTAGATAAAAGATTAAAGCAGCGATTAAGTTGGGGGACTCCGCCATTAAGTGGCCGATTTGGGCCCGGTAAAATTTCGGTGCGACCAACCCTAACCAAATTGCGTCAATGACTAAAAAGACAATGAATGCAATAATGTACATTTTTACATATTCCATAGAATACCTCCTATTGTTACTATAGTTCTATTATATCAGGATATCAATATTTCCATACAATTTTCGCGTTTATTCGTTGATGATTGACATCAGTAATTCAGGATAGTCGGTAATGATGCCATCGGCTCCTTGATCGATTAAATAGCGCATAGTTTCTTCATCATTAATTGTCCAGTAATGCATTGCCATGTTGTGGCGATGAGCGGTTTGAATCAAGAGGCTTGTAGTTAAGTTTAATTCATTGATTACCGGTAGAGTGAACGACGTTGGCAACTGCAATGCTGCGTAGGATTCTGGGGTATAGAAAGTACTCGTAAATGAGTAACTCTTTAGAATCACTTCTTGGGCTTCATCATGGGATGTAGACAAGGTAATTTCCGGATAGGTGGATGCGATATAGGAACTGATGTCATGGAACGACGTTGCCACTAATGTTTCTGCAAATAAATCATACTCATCGAGTAATTGATACAGTGCGTCTGCCGTCTCTAGACGTGGTGCATCCGCATCAGCTTTAATTTCAATATTGTATAAAACGGTATCACCGAATGTATCAAACAACTCTTCTAAGGTTGTTAAGTAGACTTTCTCCGTAACCCATTCACTATGATTTAAATCACGATAGGGATAATCGCCATCATCTGTTTGATAGTTGTATGCGAAATTACAATTATCATATAGGTATTGATAGGTTTCATCCCAGATCACCGTATCGCAATTACTATATTGACGAATGTTTCCCGTCTCATTTTCACCATGACGTAATACAAGGATCCCGTCACTCGTCATTTGAAGGTCCATCTCCAGGACATCGACACCCAAATTATAACTATATTCAAAAGCCTTCATCGTATTATCGGGATAGACGCCTTTACCCCCGGCATGAGCCATCACAAGAACCTTACCTTCATTGGCTTCTTTACGCCAAACATTGGTCTCTTTGTAGTCTGGTTTCGGAAGACTAAACAACACAATAAACAAAATTAGTATTCCTAAAAACACCAAGCGTACTACTTTTAGAACTTTCATGTTACCACCTCATATATGTAGCATTATTGTATCATACATATGAAAAATGTAATAACAAAAGCCACCGTAAATATCGGTGGCTTTACAGGTTATTTCATTTTGTTTTTAAAGACTTTTAGTTGTTCTTTGTTCTTGTTGATTTGAAGCGAGATGTCATCTTCATTTGGTGTGGTAATCTCAATAATTGGATGGAGTACTTTCCAGTGTAATTGTACCTTGATGTGGTGGGATACAGTACCCAATTTATTCACACTGAACTCATTTTTGTGGTTGTGTAAGAAGTAGATGGTATCCTCTTTTACCGTTACAATCTTTAGGCGCTTGTTGCCGTAAAATAGATTGGCCGCAATTGCATTCTGTTCTGCACCACGATGAACCGGAAAACCAGCAAACCATATCTTCTCATCATCCAGTAGATCATTGTTTCTCAAATACGATTCCAATTCTTTCATGTCTTGTTTGGTGTGGGGTATCATACGAATTTTTTCCATAGGTATCCTCCTTTTTCAATACTTTATTATACCATATTTGAATTGATGATATAATACATATATGGAGATGATAGTCATGATTGATCCGTATTCAAAGATAACCACCATTGATATGTGGAGTGATCCATATATCTCCAAACAAATGCTGAAACATCATTTGTCATTTGACAATTATATTGCTTCTCGTCGGTATCAAACGATTAAGAAAACCGTTGAGTTCATTCACTCATACATCGCACCACGTCAACGTTTATGTGACTTTGGGTGTGGTCCAGGACTGTATACAAATGTACTCCAACAAAAAGGACACAGAGTCTATGGTGTCGACATCTCAACTACCTCACTCGACTATGCGAAATCACACAATAAACATGTCACATACAAACAACTCAACTACATTACCGATACCTTGAATCAACCACTGGATGTGGCGATGATGATTTGGTGTGATTTTGGCGCAATGGCTCCCGAGGCACGATCGCAATTCTTGCGAAACCTACATCAAACACTCGTTCCAGGAGGGCTATTTTTCTTTGACGTGTTTAGTGAGAAACGATTTCAAACACTAGAAGAGTCGTATACATCGAAAGAAGAAATCGATGGCTTCTTCATGGAAGGGCCGGTTTCGATTGAATCACGAATGGTTTTGTATCCGGAACTAGGACTATCCCTGTCCTATGATAAGGCGGTAGGACAGAAAATAATTGAACTCTTTAATTGGGATAAACACTATACGATTGAAGAATTAGAGATTCTGCTACACGATTACAACTTTGAACTAGTGGACTACTTCTCTGATACCACCGGACAAACTGATTTTACCGACAATGAACTCTATTTTGTTGTCGCAAAAAGGATATGAGAATTCCATCTTACATGTGTTATAATGATATTTGACATTACGAAAATAATGGAGTGGATAACATGAAAAAATTACGATATATTGGACTTGTATTACTGTTGATCTTAGGACTCAGTGCGTGCAATGATCCGGAACAAGAGGAAACCATCCGTCAAGCCATTGCGGCACTAGACGCAGCACGAGAACGGATTGCTGAGTTGGAAACACGCAATGCCGAATTGGTAACCCAAGTGGAAGGCTTGATTGAAACGATAGAGAACGACACGTGTGCCGAGGATTATTCCGAAGCATTAGCCAGTTTACGTGATAAAACAAACGAACTCTCGACATTACAAGGTATTGTCGCCCTTAAGGATTTTGAGATTACATCCAAAAATGCGGAGTTAGAAGCCATTAATGCATTGTATGATCAAGTATCGGCATCGTACGTAACGTTGGCCGAAACCTATAATGAATTGAATGATGACTATACCTTGTTATTATTCCAGTATGTGCAACTAGGGCATGAATACGAAGATATACTACCACCGACATTTATCCACATAGATGGAATGGGCAATGAAACGGAACTTCCCTTCTATATTCTATTTGAATATGAAGGAGTCGATACCGTTGATTTTCAAATCGCCTATTTATCAAATGATTCATCTCCTGCGAATGCCCACTATTTACAAACAGCTTATGTTCAAATCAATAAAACAGACGGTTCCCTTGCAACCATATCCTTTGATGAGGATTTAGAGGGTCATACTCCAGGTAACTGGGCGGATTACGATCCGATCCCAGATGGTGCAACATACAGTCAAATTGAAGCGGAATTTATACCGTGGTTGATTGGTAGAACAAGTGCGGATTTAGATGGTATCTCGGTCTTTACAAATAGTAACTATCACGGTATAGAAAACACCGTAGCCATTAACGACCAAACACTAATTGATACCTTTGCTGGTAGTAGTGTATCCACAAATAATATGATTCGCGTGATGAAAGAACTGTTGGTTTATTACGAAACTCAGTACACACCAGAATAAAAAACACCTCGAGGTGTTTTTTTATTTATAATGTTCTTTAAACAATGTGCTATAATATAATAAGAAATACAATATTATAAGGGGGATAATATGAAACGAATTATGCTAGTAATTGTATTCGGAGTACTCACGTTATTAGTCGCATGTGAAACCATTACTCCATCAGTTACTGAAACAGTTACCATCACCTATGAAACAAACGGTGGTACCTTAGGAAGCGATGCTACTTTGGAAGTAGACAAAGGGACTGCAATTAGTGAACCAACCGTTACCAAAGAAGGAC
This genomic window contains:
- a CDS encoding SOUL family heme-binding protein; translated protein: MALYETIPYNVIRKDGPIEIREYNDYLLASTKTQLNNRMDSGFNNVFNYISGQNTAKEKISMTTPVVSYQEEDNLVTGFYVPSKYNKESVPKPASTNVFINEQESSLYGVIRFRGAWTDHNFSKQEETLRTYLTNNNYTITSQRLIFRYTPPFVPGVLRRNEIAFKISK
- a CDS encoding DUF2177 family protein, which gives rise to MEYVKMYIIAFIVFLVIDAIWLGLVAPKFYRAQIGHLMAESPNLIAALIFYLIFIVGVVYFVVAPGIEAQSLSRIIVSGLLFGFVTYATYDLTNLATLKEWPILVTVVDLAWGSFLSTTMGVLTYLIYNWLW
- a CDS encoding glycerophosphodiester phosphodiesterase family protein; this encodes MKVLKVVRLVFLGILILFIVLFSLPKPDYKETNVWRKEANEGKVLVMAHAGGKGVYPDNTMKAFEYSYNLGVDVLEMDLQMTSDGILVLRHGENETGNIRQYSNCDTVIWDETYQYLYDNCNFAYNYQTDDGDYPYRDLNHSEWVTEKVYLTTLEELFDTFGDTVLYNIEIKADADAPRLETADALYQLLDEYDLFAETLVATSFHDISSYIASTYPEITLSTSHDEAQEVILKSYSFTSTFYTPESYAALQLPTSFTLPVINELNLTTSLLIQTAHRHNMAMHYWTINDEETMRYLIDQGADGIITDYPELLMSIINE
- a CDS encoding class I SAM-dependent methyltransferase is translated as MIDPYSKITTIDMWSDPYISKQMLKHHLSFDNYIASRRYQTIKKTVEFIHSYIAPRQRLCDFGCGPGLYTNVLQQKGHRVYGVDISTTSLDYAKSHNKHVTYKQLNYITDTLNQPLDVAMMIWCDFGAMAPEARSQFLRNLHQTLVPGGLFFFDVFSEKRFQTLEESYTSKEEIDGFFMEGPVSIESRMVLYPELGLSLSYDKAVGQKIIELFNWDKHYTIEELEILLHDYNFELVDYFSDTTGQTDFTDNELYFVVAKRI